From the Manihot esculenta cultivar AM560-2 chromosome 3, M.esculenta_v8, whole genome shotgun sequence genome, one window contains:
- the LOC110610292 gene encoding myb-related protein 308, whose product MGHHCCSKQKVKKGLWSPEEDEKLIKFITTRAHVSWSSVPKLAGLQRCGKSCRLRWINYLRPDLKRGSFTAQEEKTIIDVHRILGNKWAQIAKHLPGRTDNEIKNFWNSCIKKKLIAQGLDPNTHKLLSPNYAQSYNNNTACTPSADSHYQPTSSSSVFHATSQMKDLSMDVKETPFTPSLTSIASHDANYFCLHPLHISSTLTTFCEHQNSNIQALLDHASQSSPMGSVPISCSATNPSGFGIIDEKNLWGGYTEPIQPLRNEQMKVEQAVQFERTSEVYAGQNMDSLFQSSNFNFHFMECTQMPEMYYSVNPIDQLTWDSQILQ is encoded by the exons ATGGGACATCATTGTTGCAGCAAACAGAAAGTTAAGAAAGGATTATGGTCTCCGGAAGAAGATGAGAAACTAATCAAGTTTATTACAACTCGTGCTCATGTTTCTTGGAGTTCTGTTCCAAAGCTAGCAG GGCTGCAAAGGTGTGGAAAGAGCTGCAGATTGAGATGGATAAACTACTTAAGACCAGATCTCAAAAGAGGTTCTTTTACTGCGCAAGAAGAGAAAACCATCATTGATGTTCATAGAATTCTAGGCAATAAATGGGCTCAAATAGCTAAGCATTTACCTGGTAGAACTGATAATGAGATCAAGAACTTCTGGAATTCATGCATCAAGAAGAAGCTTATTGCACAAGGATTAGATCCCAATACTCATAAACTTCTCTCCCCTAATTATGCTCAAAGCTATAACAATAATACTGCATGCACACCTTCTGCAGATTCTCATTACCAGCCAACCTCATCTTCTTCGGTTTTCCATGCAACTTCACAAATGAAAGATCTTTCCATGGATGTGAAGGAAACCCCCTTTACCCCTTCTTTAACTTCTATTGCTTCTCATGATGCTAATTATTTCTGTCTTCATCCACTTCATATTTCCTCAACACTAACGACTTTCTGTGAACATCAAAACTCTAATATACAAGCTTTATTGGATCATGCAAGCCAATCTAGTCCAATGGGAAGCGTCCCCATATCGTGTTCTGCTACAAATCCATCTGGTTTTGGGATCATAGACGAGAAGAACCTATGGGGTGGTTATACAGAGCCTATTCAACCTTTAAGAAACGAACAAATGAAGGTAGAACAAGCAGTTCAATTTGAGAGAACCAGTGAGGTGTATGCTGGGCAGAATATGGATTCTTTGTTTCAAAGCTCTAACTTTAATTTTCACTTTATGGAGTGTACACAAATGCCTGAGATGTATTATAGTGTGAACCCTATAGATCAATTGACATGGGATTCACAGATCTTGCAATAA